A stretch of the uncultured Trichococcus sp. genome encodes the following:
- a CDS encoding hemolysin family protein: MEVGDTWQLIVLVALLALSSLFSASETALMSLSKIRIRNMVDENIPGSKKIQKLIEDPHKMLSAILVGNNVVNIGASSLATSLAIKNFGSTGVGLATGIMTLLVLIFAEITPKSLAAQNSEKMALKVAPFIAVVVILLKPFNIILSFLTNSIIKVLGGEADARTPFITEAELKTMINVSHEEGMLESEEKEMIHNVFEFKESRVTEVMTPRTYMVAVSLDSSYDKIVEVFKNQQFSRIPVYEDGIDNVVGILYLKDLVFFDASKETFEMTKYMREPYFTFEFKLITELFSEMRDKSIQVAIVIDEYGGTAGMITMEDLVEEIVGDIRDESDELFNEIKVLKEDEYLVRGSAEIDLINEMLGVKIESEDFDTIGGFVTGLFGRLPEIGEQIEFNNMKFVVEHVQKYRIEKLRIFTY; the protein is encoded by the coding sequence ATGGAAGTTGGCGATACGTGGCAGTTAATCGTTCTGGTGGCGCTCTTGGCATTGTCAAGTTTGTTTTCTGCATCAGAAACTGCGCTAATGTCATTGAGCAAAATACGGATACGGAACATGGTGGATGAGAACATTCCAGGTTCCAAAAAAATACAAAAATTGATTGAAGACCCACATAAAATGTTGAGTGCAATTCTTGTGGGCAACAATGTAGTGAATATTGGAGCTTCTTCTTTAGCAACATCGTTGGCCATAAAAAATTTCGGCAGCACGGGAGTAGGTTTGGCAACGGGAATCATGACGCTGTTGGTCCTGATTTTTGCTGAGATTACGCCTAAATCATTGGCGGCGCAGAATTCCGAGAAGATGGCTTTGAAAGTTGCACCTTTCATTGCTGTTGTTGTTATCCTATTAAAGCCGTTTAACATAATCCTGAGTTTCCTGACCAACAGCATCATTAAGGTTCTTGGCGGGGAAGCTGATGCTCGTACGCCCTTTATTACGGAAGCGGAGCTGAAAACCATGATCAATGTGAGCCATGAAGAAGGGATGCTGGAAAGCGAAGAAAAAGAGATGATCCACAATGTGTTTGAATTCAAGGAATCCAGGGTCACAGAGGTAATGACCCCAAGGACCTATATGGTCGCAGTCAGCCTGGATTCTTCATATGACAAAATAGTGGAAGTATTCAAAAATCAACAGTTTTCCCGTATTCCTGTATATGAGGATGGAATAGATAATGTGGTGGGTATACTGTATCTTAAGGACCTTGTTTTTTTTGATGCCTCTAAAGAAACCTTTGAAATGACCAAGTATATGAGAGAACCTTACTTCACGTTCGAATTCAAGTTGATTACGGAATTGTTCAGTGAAATGAGAGATAAAAGCATACAGGTGGCCATTGTTATCGATGAGTATGGGGGGACGGCTGGCATGATAACAATGGAGGATTTGGTGGAAGAGATTGTGGGAGATATTCGAGATGAATCCGATGAGCTTTTCAATGAAATAAAAGTCCTGAAGGAAGATGAATATCTTGTGCGTGGCAGCGCGGAAATCGATCTTATAAATGAAATGCTGGGAGTTAAAATTGAATCTGAAGACTTTGATACGATTGGCGGTTTCGTGACGGGACTATTTGGCAGATTGCCAGAAATAGGAGAGCAGATAGAATTTAATAACATGAAGTTTGTTGTGGAACACGTTCAGAAATACAGGATTGAAAAACTAAGAATATTTACATACTAA
- the ytvI gene encoding sporulation integral membrane protein YtvI, giving the protein MESQYNNKKRFIVNTIYFFLIALIVYVFLNYAINLISPFIFAFLIAYMLQKPTKSLAVMLKIPPKMVSIVLVLLFYSTIGLLFSLIGIKLISVVTALISGLPLVYETQLEPFLLNTFDVVEQAVYRLDPALVEVLNEGFNQFVNSLGEDVKNVSLSLVGSLSSIASSLPEFLIKIVLMIISTFFIAMDYDTLAQFISRQFTKRNNEIIQKIKQYISHTLFVVVRSYLLIMGITFIELSVGLSVIGIPNAVLIAFMIAIFDILPVLGTGGIMIPWVLITLLQGNYQISIGILIVYVFVTIVRNILEPKIVGGQLGLHPVVALMSMFIGANLIGVIGLFGFPITLSLLKHLSDTGTIKLFK; this is encoded by the coding sequence ATGGAATCTCAGTACAATAACAAGAAACGATTCATCGTAAACACAATTTATTTTTTCCTGATTGCTCTCATTGTGTATGTCTTTTTAAACTATGCAATCAATTTGATAAGTCCTTTTATTTTTGCATTTTTGATTGCATACATGCTTCAAAAGCCAACCAAATCATTAGCGGTAATGTTGAAAATTCCGCCTAAAATGGTATCGATTGTCCTTGTCTTGCTTTTTTATAGTACGATCGGACTTCTCTTTTCATTGATCGGTATAAAGTTAATATCAGTGGTTACAGCGCTCATTTCTGGGCTTCCGCTGGTATACGAAACGCAACTGGAACCATTTCTTCTAAATACGTTTGACGTCGTGGAGCAAGCAGTTTATCGCTTGGATCCCGCCTTGGTTGAAGTTCTGAACGAAGGATTTAATCAGTTTGTAAATTCACTGGGTGAGGATGTCAAAAATGTTTCTTTGTCACTGGTGGGTTCTTTATCAAGCATAGCGTCTTCGTTGCCTGAATTTTTGATAAAAATTGTATTGATGATTATTTCAACTTTCTTCATCGCAATGGATTATGACACATTAGCACAATTTATATCGAGGCAATTCACAAAAAGAAATAATGAGATAATCCAAAAGATCAAACAATATATATCGCATACTCTGTTCGTGGTGGTTCGCTCATATTTATTGATTATGGGTATTACTTTCATTGAACTTTCCGTAGGACTCTCTGTCATTGGGATTCCGAATGCAGTATTGATCGCGTTTATGATCGCGATATTCGACATACTGCCTGTGCTGGGGACGGGCGGAATAATGATTCCCTGGGTACTCATCACGTTACTCCAAGGGAACTATCAGATTTCAATCGGGATACTGATTGTGTATGTTTTCGTCACGATTGTAAGGAATATTCTGGAACCGAAAATTGTTGGCGGACAGTTGGGGCTGCATCCTGTTGTCGCGCTAATGAGTATGTTTATAGGTGCTAACCTAATTGGCGTGATCGGCTTGTTCGGATTTCCTATTACGTTATCCTTGCTGAAGCATCTGAGTGATACTGGAACAATCAAGCTTTTTAAATGA
- a CDS encoding NADH-dependent flavin oxidoreductase, whose protein sequence is MSTMNSKLTFKRGLELKNRIMMAPMTTKMSFYDGVVTSDEINYYALRSGEIGAVITGAANVQNDGKGWEGELSVASDVFIPGLSKLAAAIKKNGTKAILQIFHGGRMTDSSVLRGVQPVAPSAVAAERPNAETPRALAEDEILDLIENFKAATRRAIEAGFDGVELHGANTYLLQQFFSPHSNRRDDEWGGTLEKRFRFIDKLVDEVTATVDESGAENFIVGYRFSPEEYENPGIRFSDTLFLVDQLADKGLDYLHISLRDRQLVSVSENHKEKSMMAYIHEQINGRVPLVGVGDVRTSEDAENVLENAELVAVGRALLIDPHWGAKALAKKDELIRQEISNYDREELFLANGVWGFMEFMMPDRLGK, encoded by the coding sequence ATGTCAACAATGAACAGCAAACTGACTTTCAAACGCGGCCTGGAACTGAAGAACCGCATCATGATGGCACCGATGACGACGAAAATGAGTTTCTATGACGGGGTCGTGACATCCGACGAAATCAATTACTACGCGCTGCGTTCCGGTGAAATCGGCGCGGTCATCACAGGCGCGGCTAATGTTCAGAACGACGGCAAAGGCTGGGAAGGCGAATTGAGCGTCGCTTCCGATGTGTTCATTCCGGGTTTGAGCAAATTGGCTGCGGCCATCAAGAAAAACGGAACCAAAGCCATCCTGCAGATTTTCCATGGCGGACGCATGACCGATTCAAGCGTTCTGCGGGGCGTTCAGCCGGTTGCACCGAGTGCGGTTGCTGCCGAAAGACCGAATGCTGAAACGCCGAGAGCATTGGCCGAAGACGAGATATTGGATCTGATTGAAAACTTCAAAGCCGCGACTCGCCGCGCGATTGAAGCCGGGTTTGACGGTGTGGAACTGCACGGTGCCAACACTTATTTGTTGCAGCAATTCTTCTCGCCGCACTCGAACCGCAGGGACGACGAATGGGGCGGCACCCTGGAAAAACGGTTCCGTTTCATCGACAAGTTGGTTGATGAAGTGACGGCAACGGTGGATGAATCGGGCGCCGAGAACTTTATCGTCGGTTACCGCTTTTCACCAGAGGAGTACGAAAACCCTGGTATCCGTTTTTCGGATACGCTCTTCCTTGTGGACCAACTGGCCGATAAAGGCTTGGATTATCTGCATATTTCCTTGAGGGACCGTCAACTGGTTTCCGTTTCTGAGAATCATAAAGAGAAAAGCATGATGGCGTACATCCATGAGCAAATCAACGGACGTGTGCCGTTGGTCGGTGTCGGCGATGTCCGCACGAGCGAAGATGCGGAGAACGTATTGGAAAATGCGGAGCTTGTTGCCGTTGGACGTGCGTTGCTGATCGATCCGCATTGGGGCGCGAAAGCCCTCGCTAAAAAGGATGAATTGATCCGACAAGAAATATCCAATTACGATCGCGAAGAACTGTTCCTCGCGAACGGCGTCTGGGGCTTCATGGAGTTCATGATGCCGGACCGTTTGGGGAAATAA
- a CDS encoding DUF5050 domain-containing protein: MKTSIFSRNKLFKWGTIIGLAILVVVAVMFVLSALGITSDFKVKETLTMEEAGVLENGVLNNGWVAETQEYIFYIDPGAGEMSPGSPVGSLIRRNRDWSGRVELTDTPVSYLSVTEDWVYYSDRADNSHLYRMKADGTEKSLVISETVYSCALADDAIYYTTLEGLFRSDLDGATQTQLQTEGVVPTIVGDWVYYAEDKQSLSRIKTDGSMNQQLLSDYEDYYLNEESIYYIMLTETKDESLFTLALNQMKDADIESTEILVVDDVVTAQLDGGYLYYQLGKEEGRLEKGLYRVNLDGSGTERVNDITIWQLDHILGDWMYILQYSGEHYRIKLDGSAAVLFE, translated from the coding sequence ATGAAAACCAGCATTTTTTCCAGAAATAAACTGTTCAAGTGGGGTACGATCATCGGTTTGGCAATCCTCGTAGTAGTAGCTGTCATGTTTGTTTTGTCTGCACTCGGGATCACTTCTGACTTCAAGGTGAAGGAAACATTGACGATGGAAGAGGCGGGTGTGCTTGAAAACGGAGTTCTGAACAACGGCTGGGTTGCGGAAACCCAAGAGTATATCTTTTATATCGACCCCGGCGCCGGTGAAATGTCCCCGGGTTCTCCGGTAGGCAGTCTGATCAGAAGGAACCGGGATTGGAGCGGCCGCGTCGAACTGACGGATACTCCTGTCAGCTATCTATCGGTAACGGAAGACTGGGTCTACTATTCGGATAGAGCCGACAATAGTCATCTTTACCGGATGAAGGCGGACGGAACCGAAAAAAGCTTGGTTATCTCCGAGACGGTATATTCCTGCGCGCTTGCAGACGATGCGATCTATTACACTACCCTCGAGGGGCTGTTCCGAAGCGATTTGGATGGTGCAACGCAAACTCAACTTCAGACAGAAGGTGTAGTTCCTACCATTGTCGGTGATTGGGTCTATTATGCCGAGGACAAACAGTCCTTATCACGCATCAAGACGGACGGCAGCATGAATCAGCAGCTGCTGTCGGATTATGAGGATTACTACTTGAATGAAGAGAGCATCTATTACATCATGTTGACCGAAACAAAAGACGAGAGCCTATTCACTTTGGCGCTGAATCAAATGAAAGATGCTGATATTGAATCAACGGAAATTTTGGTTGTAGATGATGTGGTGACGGCGCAATTGGATGGCGGCTACCTGTATTATCAGCTGGGAAAAGAGGAAGGCAGACTGGAAAAAGGCCTGTACCGCGTCAATTTGGACGGTTCGGGAACCGAAAGGGTGAACGACATCACGATCTGGCAACTGGACCATATCTTGGGCGATTGGATGTACATTCTCCAATACAGCGGTGAACACTACCGCATCAAGCTGGATGGCTCGGCGGCTGTATTGTTTGAATGA